A region of the Parasteatoda tepidariorum isolate YZ-2023 chromosome 7, CAS_Ptep_4.0, whole genome shotgun sequence genome:
ctcaatttcagaaaaaaaattccttgacttttccaggtatcaggtaaatttcaatgaaaatcaataccatattttatctatgCTACAAagttttttatcagaaaattttgattccTTTATTTGTAATGCCAAGTATTAgattttctatataaaataaatattatacgaggaaaaaagcatttcagtttgtctaaattgtgaaaattttacaataaataattgtaatagatgttagaattatttaactcgaaTCTCAACAACTGAGtactgttactgacaattttaagactggttttttttccaggtataatgaaggaattttccaggtttttgtaaaaaattgcaactttcccAGATTTTtggagttgaaataaaattctctgacaattccaggttttccctgatCCGTGGGAACCCTGCTTTAGAGGTACACGTTTTTCATACAACATGTACCTCTGAAGTACCTGCTCTATATTCTTTAAATCTTAACAGATATAAATACTTACTTAAATCATTCCTTGTTCCTAAAACAATAATGACAGCATCGTGACCTTTGATTGCATCGCCCACGTCTGACTTGTTGAGGACATCGCCTTCAACAACATAATTTGGTTCAACGGATCCTAGCTTTTGTTTATCTCTAACATAGGCAGTAACTTCATAACCTATTAcacgatgaaaaaaatttgaaactaaataataaaatggcttctttttttttcaaaaatatttattaaacatgagTACAAAGTTGTAGATTTATGTATTACTAtagtaatacaattttattatataacatattttataacaaagcTTATCTATTTATATCTTTCATACACAGATATATAATTGTCATAGTAAAAGCTATATGACCCtatattttacacattaattttttttaattaagcttttCTTTTGGCAgtatctcaaaaaattttttaaaaacttgcaaaatttttctgaatgaagagattttattttgtttatttattttgtttatttatttcccctttagcaatatttattttgacacCAAATGggataaacaaaatttagaaaaactttatataaaaaagaacaaggcaaaaaagaactttatattTTCTCCCAAGATCAGATCAAACGAAAataatattcagaattttttttttgttatgagtTATACTTCAACgataaaatgaattagtttaaataagaCATTAGCAAGATAATATTTGTCAACAATTTGCTCTATGCTGTGGCTATATCCAACACAGGTCACTTTTAATTGGCTTTCTATACAGAATCCATCGTTTATTTAGGATAGGAAGtagacatttaaataatttttctttatacacAGCCAATTATTAATTCTGTAAATTTCATCTCAaattataagcattaaaaaccaaattagaTAAATGTATATCGAGCTATAGAGGAGATTtccatatcgtgatctgtggcagaataatcgccaagtcttggcaacgtCCGGGCAGTGGCCcgtgagaaactaaaaaaaacatcacacaaAGGGAATAACTTGAAAGCTATAACTCGTAGCCAACCCCAGGGCAatcaacatgtttttttaaaaaattgcaagtttaatacctatttggcaccttggcaaTTGCAGTTGGAGCGACAGACCACGATACAGAAATATCCCTGAGCTAAACTCAACTGTTAACgagttaaaacttttataagaacaacatttgttaataatataCTACAAAGTTGagtagaaatttttctttcaaagttgAATTAGATAATTGAAATCCAAATCAAGAATTATATGCTACAGAAGTTATgagtaggactgggctataaatcgatgtatcgtGACATATATCAGCAAACCGATACTGCGACTTTCGTtccaggcgatgcatcagaaatccgATTTAATCCGTCGAGTAAAGACGACGAGCGCAAAATGATGTACCGATATGAGTCACGCAAGGATCTTCTCTTACATTCCGATCCAGACTCGCGTTGTGGAAGACGATGTTCGTTATGTTAAAATGACCTTGATTGATGAGCGGTAAAATCAGAACCAGAGTTTCGAGAACATATATCGTGATCTCGCATGTTCGTTTTCGTACCTCTTAGATTTTTCTTTGTCGGGACTTTAtatcgtttcttgtagattattttcagttggactaacttcgtgatcgccgccgttaccttgttctgaacgcaatctattattgaaaagaatatacagagtttcttcattaattagggttttttttttaacaaaactttttcctatttttaaatgtgaaaattatcggaaatctaatttaaggagcataaagaattaaattacaaagtaattaaatttgttaggttatttttctactttcttttaatttattaaaaactttttagataaaacttcgaataatttaatggatttttattactgattttaaatttataaatcttgagtttttatttttagaaataaagttaaaacaaaactaattttttgtcatttggatTTGGACACGAGTCAGTCAActtcgtttattcaaaaaaaatatgaaaggtttgcgatttttattcttcttttttttttaatcatggtAGCACTTCGTTTTGTTACAgagtataatagttttttttaaaattttctttcaatattactAGTCAATTAGgtaaatatattatagaatatcacaattcttttgtttttatttttaagaaactttaccttactttgttttttgatcataattcggtcattattcaatttaatttaattatttatgtaaaataataataataaaaaatagtgttttaaaagcgtttttttttcctaaaatttatttagcactttgttttaagcatacaaataatttttaacgagcttattttttaaattttccttctatactgttaggtaaatatattgataaatttcaatttcattaattttttatcatttattttttaactaagaaaaagtaacaaaacttgcgtttactttttcatttagaatttgAACATTACAatcgaacttaataattatgtaattatcaATGAgccatataattaattatatggctttgtttttacttactttgtttaattactttgttttttgatCATAATTCAgtcattattcaatttaatttaattatttatgtaaaataataataataaaaaatagtgttttaaaagcgtttttttttttcctaaaatttatttagcactttgttttaagcatacaaattatttttaacgagcttattttttatattttccttctaTACTGTTAGGTAAAtacattgataaatttcaatttcattaatttttttatcatttattttttaactagaaaaagtaacaaaacttgcgtttactttttcatttagaatttgAACATTACAatcgaacttaataattatgtaattatcaATGAgccatataattaattatatggctcatttagtaaaattattttttatggctttgaaccttttttttcaaagtttcattcgCTTAAACTAATTGATTTCCAAATAATTCATAAGcctattgttttaaactttctttgatTTCTAGTTAAAAGCCTAGTAAAGTAtctaacttaaattaatactgCTTATATCTTATAAACGATAAAGAggtgcaaatatttcattctgtatctacacacatttttttaataaatatattaagtaagatttgtacattatagtcaatttatttaatatctttcttaagcaaaagatataaaatttataaatttatttaaatcaatctgagtatggAGTTTTGATGGAAATCTGACTTActgtgccttacaagtaaatgaaattcaaaaatactatatcgcgatgcaaaactgacaatgcatcacaatataaaatttctaatagcgCCCCGTCCTAGTTATGAgcatagataaaaattttaatttaataaaaaactaaataattcctGGATTAACCAactaagcaaataataattcagCAGTTAACTTTAGTAGatgttttcctttaaagtaaaatcaaaattggtTCAACAATTTAACTTTGGTGCaacatggaaaaatatttttgaatgaagtCAAAATCTACAGTCTCCCTTAATAATTATAGATCGTAAACGTGGGAAAATTTCTGTAATGTGATCTGGGGCAAATTAACCACAAGTTAAGGCAACCaacgagaaactaaaaaaaaaataaaaatcatagaaCGGAACTAAGTTAAAGCGTATATCCTGTAGCCACCACGGTACAACTTttacatgctttttttaaaaaattttgcaagtttaaaatccttTTGGCACACGAAGAATGTAGTTTGCACTACAGATCACGATAGGGAAACATCCCCGTAAACTTTAacggaaatttttatttgaaagtgcAATCATAGAATGTTTGGAAATAGTTATTCAGCAGTAAACTTAGGTGGACGTTTTTCTTTGAACGCCATAAGACCTTCAACACGATCTTTTGTACCAACAGTTTGAGTATAATAAGCCATTTCAAAGGCCAATCCATTATTTATATCAACTTCCATTCCTCTGTTAATTGCCTGCTTGGCTAATCTAAGAGCAATTGGCCCTTGTTGAGCAATTTCCTCTCCTAAGGATATGGCTCTTAGGAAAGCAGAATTTCCGTCCTCGTTTTGCTCCACATTGTGATTCACTAAACCGATTCTGAAAGCCTCCTTACCATCAATTATACGAGCAGTGAATATAAGTTCTTTTGCGATAGCTGGTCCAACAATGCGTGGTAAGCGTTGCGTACCACCACCACCTGGAATGATCGCTAATTTGGTTTCAACCAAACCCATTTTGGCTGAAGATGAAGATACACGTAAATCACATCCAAGAGCGATTTCTAAACCTCCTCCAAGGGCATATCCATCAATAGCAGCGATTGTAGGAACGGGGATCTCTTGTAGATCGGTAATAGATTGGCGAATTTTGGCTACAAACGGGGCAACTTCAGCTTCCGGCATTGCAgctctttcttttaaatcagctCCAGAACAAAAGACATTTTTGACTAAGCTGTGAAGAATAATTACTCGAACATTCTTATCAAATTTCAATTGGGTAAATGTTTCAGTCAAAGTACTAACAGCATTTTTACTTAAAGCATTTTTAGCTTCTGGTCTATTAAAACCTACCGTAACAATGCCTTCAT
Encoded here:
- the LOC107444426 gene encoding methylglutaconyl-CoA hydratase, mitochondrial, with the translated sequence MSLFKSYKMFFSPVRYLKKSLCTFQKVRSISQTSNIIAVEKLTGNHEGIVTVGFNRPEAKNALSKNAVSTLTETFTQLKFDKNVRVIILHSLVKNVFCSGADLKERAAMPEAEVAPFVAKIRQSITDLQEIPVPTIAAIDGYALGGGLEIALGCDLRVSSSSAKMGLVETKLAIIPGGGGTQRLPRIVGPAIAKELIFTARIIDGKEAFRIGLVNHNVEQNEDGNSAFLRAISLGEEIAQQGPIALRLAKQAINRGMEVDINNGLAFEMAYYTQTVGTKDRVEGLMAFKEKRPPKFTAE